The following proteins are encoded in a genomic region of Sorangiineae bacterium MSr12523:
- a CDS encoding glutamine amidotransferase, whose product MRIIVLRTGDAIPSVAERTGQQFFDFIKGTAGDSWPYDWECIDVRTSQVSQVSQVSDVQLPDPRQVKGAFIITGSASSVTERAPWMLQTEDYIRRIADAEVPLLGICFGHQLIGQALGGEVAKNPNGREIGTVRLEVSKDDPLLAGQPRSFDVQTTHSDSVVRLPPGAVVHASTALEPNTVFSVGPHIRGVQHHPEMSDAIIRGYVEARYDIIKGEGLDPEAILGAIHPAPENGQTLRNFVRNFVLRAS is encoded by the coding sequence ATGAGAATCATCGTTTTGCGGACCGGCGACGCCATCCCTTCCGTTGCGGAAAGAACCGGACAGCAGTTCTTCGACTTCATCAAGGGCACGGCGGGCGATTCCTGGCCGTACGACTGGGAGTGCATCGACGTTCGCACCTCCCAGGTGAGTCAGGTGAGTCAGGTGAGCGATGTCCAGCTGCCTGATCCCCGGCAGGTGAAGGGTGCCTTCATCATCACCGGATCCGCGTCCAGTGTGACGGAGCGGGCACCCTGGATGTTGCAAACCGAAGACTACATTCGTCGCATCGCCGACGCCGAGGTGCCACTTCTGGGCATTTGCTTCGGGCATCAGCTCATTGGGCAGGCGTTGGGCGGCGAGGTGGCGAAGAATCCGAACGGGCGCGAAATCGGGACGGTGCGCCTCGAGGTAAGCAAGGACGATCCGCTTCTCGCGGGACAGCCCCGCAGCTTCGACGTGCAGACGACGCACTCCGACTCCGTCGTGCGCTTGCCGCCCGGTGCCGTCGTTCACGCATCGACGGCGCTGGAGCCGAACACAGTGTTCTCCGTCGGGCCGCACATCCGCGGTGTGCAGCATCACCCGGAGATGAGCGACGCGATCATCCGCGGCTACGTCGAGGCCCGCTACGACATTATCAAAGGCGAGGGGCTCGATCCGGAGGCCATTCTCGGCGCGATCCATCCTGCGCCGGAGAACGGGCAAACCCTGCGGAATTTCGTGCGAAACTTCGTGCTTCGCGCGAGCTGA
- a CDS encoding serine/threonine protein kinase, translating to MTQNPFPQRGPQRLGRYTVFAEIASGGMASVHLGRLMGSAGFSRTVAIKRLHPHLARNPDFVAMFLDEARLVSRIRHPNVVHTLDVVSDENELLIVMEYIQGESLARIIRAASTQGMKLPPTVASAILVGALDGLHAAHEATSERGTPLNIVHRDISPQNIIVGSDGVPRVLDFGVAKAAGRVHETKDGSVKGKFAYMSPEQLGRSDVDRRTDVFAAAIVLWETLTGERLFDGDNLAEIVNAVVNKEVPPPSSRVPELTPELDAVVMRGLAREADRRYASAHEFAVALEQVCRPASAREVGEWIEFLVGNTLRANRSLVERIESETSQPSEVPVFSNAATEMASAVTATPRPREQDPSFHSGSHSRSIAASASSLSASSSSFQSNVHGPGPRVPAFLQPFQESIVPWWKALGALALVTLVGLAGIYTMVQLWKPAKGNEPIAPVPSAAAPPPAVATETAAAPAPVPTAPAASASAPSEAASATAVPTDTATAPTSTSRKHRPHTGGASSASVDCENPFIIDSSGIKRPKPQCFGSK from the coding sequence ATGACGCAAAATCCCTTCCCGCAACGAGGACCCCAGCGGCTGGGCCGCTACACCGTCTTCGCAGAGATCGCGAGCGGCGGGATGGCCTCGGTGCATCTGGGGCGTCTCATGGGATCGGCCGGTTTCTCGCGCACGGTCGCGATCAAGCGGCTCCATCCGCACTTGGCCCGCAACCCGGATTTCGTGGCGATGTTCCTCGACGAGGCGCGGCTCGTGTCGCGCATTCGTCACCCGAACGTCGTGCACACGCTCGATGTCGTTTCGGACGAGAACGAGCTGCTCATCGTCATGGAGTACATCCAGGGCGAGAGCTTGGCCCGCATCATCCGCGCGGCGAGCACGCAGGGGATGAAGCTTCCGCCCACGGTGGCCTCGGCCATCTTGGTCGGCGCGCTGGATGGGTTGCACGCCGCACACGAGGCGACGAGCGAGCGGGGCACGCCGCTCAACATCGTGCACCGCGATATTTCGCCGCAGAACATCATCGTGGGAAGCGACGGAGTACCGCGCGTGCTCGACTTCGGCGTGGCCAAGGCCGCGGGCCGCGTCCACGAGACGAAGGACGGCTCGGTGAAGGGCAAGTTCGCGTACATGTCCCCGGAGCAGCTCGGACGCTCCGACGTGGACCGCCGCACCGACGTGTTTGCCGCGGCCATCGTGCTCTGGGAAACGCTGACCGGCGAGCGGCTTTTCGACGGCGACAACCTGGCCGAAATCGTCAATGCGGTGGTGAACAAGGAAGTACCGCCGCCGAGTTCGCGGGTGCCCGAGCTGACGCCGGAGCTCGATGCCGTGGTGATGCGCGGTCTCGCGCGCGAGGCCGATCGCCGCTACGCATCGGCGCACGAGTTTGCGGTGGCATTGGAGCAGGTGTGCCGGCCCGCTTCGGCCCGCGAGGTCGGCGAGTGGATCGAGTTTCTCGTGGGCAATACGCTGCGCGCGAATCGGTCGCTGGTCGAGCGCATCGAGAGCGAGACGTCGCAGCCGTCGGAGGTGCCGGTTTTTTCCAATGCGGCCACGGAGATGGCCAGTGCGGTGACCGCGACGCCGCGTCCGCGCGAGCAGGATCCGTCGTTCCACTCCGGGAGCCACTCGCGCTCCATTGCGGCTTCGGCGAGCAGCCTGTCGGCGTCGTCGTCCTCGTTCCAGTCGAACGTGCACGGCCCTGGGCCGCGTGTGCCGGCGTTTTTGCAGCCCTTTCAGGAGTCCATCGTTCCGTGGTGGAAGGCGCTGGGCGCGCTGGCGCTGGTGACGTTGGTGGGGCTCGCGGGGATTTACACGATGGTGCAGCTCTGGAAGCCGGCGAAAGGCAACGAGCCGATCGCGCCCGTGCCTTCGGCAGCGGCACCGCCTCCCGCGGTGGCCACGGAAACGGCGGCAGCGCCGGCGCCCGTACCGACTGCGCCAGCGGCGTCGGCATCCGCACCGAGTGAGGCCGCATCGGCGACGGCGGTTCCGACGGATACCGCCACTGCGCCAACGAGCACCTCGCGAAAGCACCGACCGCATACGGGTGGGGCGTCTTCCGCATCGGTCGATTGCGAGAACCCGTTCATCATCGACTCGTCGGGCATCAAACGTCCCAAGCCGCAGTGCTTTGGCTCCAAGTAG
- a CDS encoding DUF4360 domain-containing protein: MLNQILALGIPLLAALPLASDVSNSTQPPPDRITIDVVTVNGSGCPMGTAAVAVSPDNTAFTVTYSQFLAQAGGGVPSTDMRKNCQLNLDVHVPQGFTYAIAQADYRGYGHLETGASAIQRANYYFQGMSQTAYRNHNFSAPLDDNWQTTDTTEVSALVYKPCGEQRNFNINTELRVNVPSGATRTSFMAMDSTDGAISTKYHFAWKVCPP, from the coding sequence ATGTTGAATCAAATTTTGGCGTTGGGCATTCCACTCCTGGCAGCACTACCGTTGGCGAGTGACGTGAGCAATTCGACTCAGCCTCCGCCCGATCGCATCACCATCGACGTCGTGACGGTGAATGGGTCGGGATGTCCTATGGGCACCGCGGCGGTCGCCGTTTCGCCGGATAATACGGCGTTCACCGTGACCTACAGCCAATTCCTCGCACAAGCCGGCGGTGGTGTTCCATCGACGGACATGCGAAAGAACTGCCAATTGAACCTGGACGTCCACGTCCCTCAGGGTTTCACCTACGCCATTGCTCAAGCGGACTACCGCGGCTACGGACACTTGGAGACCGGCGCCAGCGCCATTCAGCGTGCCAATTACTATTTCCAGGGAATGTCCCAGACTGCATACCGAAACCACAATTTCAGTGCTCCGCTGGACGACAACTGGCAAACCACGGACACCACCGAGGTCTCGGCCCTGGTCTACAAGCCCTGCGGCGAGCAGCGCAATTTCAATATCAACACCGAATTGCGCGTAAACGTGCCCAGTGGCGCCACCCGTACCAGCTTCATGGCCATGGACTCCACCGACGGCGCCATCAGCACCAAGTACCACTTCGCCTGGAAGGTTTGCCCTCCGTGA
- a CDS encoding DUF1565 domain-containing protein, whose protein sequence is MRTITGSSLLGLGTAAVIGVLVAGCPPSYFQTCEGTECGSEDAGGHEGSTDTRPRITAVTIAGNPSRSIRQGFGGAPTNRAIEVHLTGERLDGVMTVTVGTDSDALNGDISSKTSTELVFTFLVPHGAPIGSQSVKVTTPSGASTFPDAISIFAITASPIGSNAVDPDIESSGTAEHPFRSLARATTFARAGDTISIKNGIYDTAHGETFSQGATSIPADVTIQGESALGTVLVGPGATPCTSIILRALSLEGSAKIQNLGIRGFCGAIVTSNVGLVTIKSVNIHALGGAAVHAKTDVFLDSVDISEVLGDAIYSDNAKLTIAHSRIHHSGGGIYAAGGALAVTGSEIDHHCCSPLDDRPGAAAIIASGPTSLTDVTIHHNEFAGLFVRYTNSNVPLSITRSTFSATGEAINLSGMGSMRVRESTFLADNNILVHVIDPIAEIDLGTRGPDPGNNTFRICSTCDGILDGRPASLAETKPITVYGNSWHLADSAAPGSASPDCSAGDSPSGHMTSPRNWHIDHPGKCPSTGNRFFN, encoded by the coding sequence ATGCGCACCATCACCGGCTCTTCTTTGCTTGGACTCGGAACCGCTGCCGTCATCGGTGTTCTCGTCGCCGGTTGTCCGCCGTCCTACTTCCAGACCTGCGAAGGTACCGAGTGCGGGTCGGAAGACGCTGGTGGTCACGAAGGGTCCACCGACACGCGACCTCGGATCACTGCGGTGACCATCGCAGGCAATCCGTCGAGATCGATACGGCAAGGTTTCGGCGGCGCGCCGACCAATCGTGCAATCGAAGTGCACCTCACGGGAGAGCGCTTGGACGGTGTCATGACCGTCACGGTCGGCACCGACTCAGATGCACTGAACGGTGACATCTCGTCGAAGACATCAACAGAGCTCGTTTTCACGTTCCTCGTGCCACACGGCGCCCCCATCGGCTCGCAATCGGTCAAAGTGACGACTCCGTCGGGAGCCTCGACGTTTCCGGACGCCATTTCGATATTCGCGATCACAGCTTCTCCGATCGGGAGCAACGCTGTTGATCCTGACATCGAATCGTCCGGAACGGCCGAACATCCGTTCCGCTCTCTTGCCAGAGCAACCACGTTCGCTCGAGCGGGAGATACGATATCTATCAAGAACGGTATTTACGATACAGCGCATGGGGAAACGTTCTCTCAGGGCGCAACGAGTATACCGGCGGATGTAACGATCCAGGGAGAGAGTGCTCTGGGGACTGTGCTGGTGGGCCCCGGTGCAACGCCGTGTACTAGCATTATCCTGAGGGCTCTCAGCCTCGAGGGAAGCGCCAAGATTCAGAACCTCGGCATCCGCGGATTTTGTGGTGCCATCGTCACGTCGAACGTTGGTCTGGTCACGATAAAATCAGTGAATATCCACGCTCTGGGTGGAGCAGCAGTCCATGCGAAGACAGACGTTTTCCTCGATTCCGTCGATATTTCAGAAGTGTTGGGTGACGCGATCTATTCAGACAACGCAAAGCTAACGATTGCTCATAGTCGCATCCACCATAGTGGAGGAGGCATCTACGCCGCGGGCGGAGCTCTGGCGGTGACAGGGAGCGAAATCGACCATCACTGTTGTTCTCCGCTTGATGACCGACCCGGCGCTGCCGCCATCATTGCGAGCGGGCCGACCAGCCTTACAGATGTTACCATCCACCACAACGAATTTGCCGGACTGTTCGTTCGATACACCAACTCAAATGTACCACTAAGCATTACGAGAAGTACCTTCTCGGCCACTGGGGAGGCGATCAATCTGTCTGGTATGGGAAGCATGAGAGTACGCGAGTCCACCTTCCTGGCCGACAATAATATCTTGGTTCATGTCATCGACCCAATCGCTGAGATCGATCTTGGAACTCGTGGACCAGACCCGGGCAATAACACATTCAGAATCTGCAGCACGTGCGACGGCATCCTCGATGGGCGCCCAGCATCATTGGCTGAGACGAAGCCTATTACCGTATATGGAAATAGCTGGCACCTCGCCGATAGCGCGGCCCCGGGCTCAGCGTCACCGGACTGCAGCGCTGGTGACAGCCCTTCAGGGCACATGACTTCCCCGCGGAATTGGCATATCGATCATCCCGGGAAGTGTCCGTCGACCGGAAACCGTTTCTTCAATTGA
- a CDS encoding S8 family serine peptidase, translating to MAHHKRYLGLFGLLILAAACQSEPGGSSGPGGSGANSNDFKVEQREGQSTLSVGSAVVRTTRAKVDGAALVKMQGTKAQTQVLSWNETVSGETTPYYAIQDARGWHPAKSTSYDVILRHRRFDPTQEVQSPSLGNAASSKLHIVQYVSQPIEEYRSAIKAAGGQVHQYMHGNAQLVRADSEAIARISALPFVRAVTPMTAADRTDDGLAVTRSFGGSVRVNVVMVDPKADRAVLADHIRALGGKILVNGEGILIEAEVPRSQVGALTQLDQVLWVEQGTAIEEDFENARIQGGANYLDALPDADPAFPDYTGIGIRGHIMEGINPTHPDFKAVQVGEQSIRTTPIWYPNNDDAKKSDSHGHQTFGIVFSDGLGNAKAHGILPNGQGYYTNYNILFNTAIGDRAKLVGELIDQHKVMFQTASWGYNRTRIYDARSAEMDALILQHDIPITQSQSNAGNQDSRPQAWAKNIISIGAVYHQGTVDPADDKWNAGGSTGPAQDGRIKPELCAYYDQTTTATVNGGYGTFGGTSGATPMVAGYVGLTIELWTNGAFGNELIPRAEGEDTASYRFKNRPHAQTTKALLVNSATPYPFEGETHDLTRTHQGWGFPDMKSLYGRRSNILVVNESDVLQNLQTKEYRRTVEAGATDFRATLAYADKEATVPTTAGTPHRINNLDLKVTAPDGTIYWGNNGLKVGNTSTPGGEHNVLDTVENVIVANPAAGEWIIEVIADEVNADTHAETPETDADYALVVSNGAPPPPTVAPKK from the coding sequence ATGGCGCATCATAAGCGGTATCTCGGATTATTTGGATTGCTCATCCTCGCAGCCGCCTGCCAATCGGAGCCCGGTGGATCGAGTGGGCCGGGCGGATCCGGCGCAAATTCGAATGATTTCAAAGTAGAGCAGCGCGAAGGCCAATCGACGTTGAGCGTCGGGTCGGCCGTGGTGCGGACCACTCGAGCCAAAGTGGATGGCGCAGCCCTCGTTAAAATGCAGGGCACCAAAGCGCAAACCCAGGTTCTTTCGTGGAACGAGACCGTTTCGGGTGAGACGACACCCTACTACGCCATTCAAGACGCACGCGGATGGCACCCGGCCAAGAGCACTTCGTACGATGTCATTTTGCGCCATCGCCGATTCGACCCCACCCAGGAGGTCCAATCACCGAGCCTCGGAAACGCCGCGTCGTCCAAATTGCACATCGTGCAATACGTGTCGCAGCCTATCGAGGAGTACCGAAGCGCCATCAAGGCGGCGGGCGGCCAAGTGCATCAATACATGCACGGCAATGCGCAATTGGTTCGAGCCGATTCAGAAGCGATTGCGCGCATTTCCGCGCTGCCCTTCGTGCGCGCCGTGACGCCGATGACCGCCGCCGACCGAACCGATGACGGCCTGGCCGTTACCCGCAGCTTCGGTGGTTCCGTCCGCGTCAACGTCGTCATGGTCGACCCCAAAGCCGATCGCGCCGTTTTGGCGGATCATATCCGCGCTCTGGGTGGGAAGATCCTCGTGAATGGCGAGGGCATCTTGATTGAGGCGGAAGTTCCGCGCTCGCAGGTGGGCGCGCTGACGCAGCTCGACCAGGTGCTTTGGGTCGAGCAGGGTACGGCGATCGAAGAGGACTTCGAGAATGCGCGTATTCAGGGTGGCGCGAATTATCTCGATGCACTGCCCGACGCAGATCCCGCGTTCCCGGACTACACCGGGATCGGCATTCGGGGCCACATCATGGAGGGCATCAATCCCACGCATCCAGATTTCAAGGCGGTGCAAGTCGGGGAGCAGAGTATCCGCACGACGCCGATCTGGTACCCAAACAACGACGATGCCAAGAAGTCCGATTCACACGGGCACCAGACCTTTGGCATCGTGTTCAGCGATGGTCTTGGCAATGCGAAGGCGCACGGCATTCTGCCGAATGGCCAGGGCTATTACACGAACTACAACATACTCTTCAATACAGCCATTGGCGACCGAGCGAAACTCGTCGGTGAGCTCATCGACCAGCATAAGGTCATGTTCCAAACGGCGTCATGGGGTTACAATCGCACACGCATCTACGATGCCCGCTCGGCGGAGATGGATGCGCTCATTTTGCAGCACGATATCCCGATTACGCAGAGCCAAAGCAATGCGGGCAATCAAGATTCGCGACCGCAGGCGTGGGCGAAGAACATCATTTCGATCGGCGCAGTCTACCACCAAGGTACGGTCGATCCGGCCGACGACAAATGGAACGCCGGTGGCAGCACCGGTCCGGCGCAGGACGGGCGCATCAAGCCCGAGCTCTGCGCCTATTACGACCAGACGACGACCGCCACGGTCAACGGCGGCTACGGGACCTTCGGTGGCACGTCGGGCGCGACGCCCATGGTCGCGGGCTACGTTGGGCTCACCATCGAACTTTGGACCAACGGGGCCTTCGGCAACGAACTCATTCCTCGCGCCGAGGGGGAAGACACGGCGTCGTACCGCTTCAAGAACCGCCCGCACGCCCAGACGACCAAGGCGCTCTTGGTGAACTCGGCCACACCCTACCCGTTCGAGGGTGAGACGCACGACCTGACGCGTACGCACCAAGGTTGGGGCTTCCCTGACATGAAGAGTCTGTACGGGCGCCGCTCGAACATCCTCGTCGTGAACGAGAGCGACGTTCTGCAGAATCTGCAGACCAAGGAGTACCGCCGCACGGTGGAAGCTGGCGCGACGGACTTCCGCGCGACCTTGGCCTACGCCGACAAGGAAGCCACGGTGCCGACGACCGCGGGCACCCCGCATCGGATCAACAATCTGGACCTCAAGGTGACAGCCCCCGACGGCACCATCTACTGGGGCAACAATGGCCTGAAGGTGGGGAATACCTCCACGCCCGGCGGCGAGCACAATGTGCTCGACACCGTGGAAAACGTCATCGTTGCCAACCCCGCCGCCGGCGAGTGGATCATCGAGGTCATCGCCGATGAGGTCAACGCCGACACTCACGCAGAAACGCCGGAAACGGACGCGGACTACGCCCTGGTGGTAAGCAACGGCGCACCGCCCCCGCCGACCGTCGCACCCAAGAAGTAA
- a CDS encoding efflux RND transporter permease subunit, which yields MSHGTEAKSDEQRIASTRNIARYFVETRAVAWVLLIGTIFWGIFSYMAMPKRKDPEVQVRVSAAIVAWPGATAEKIEDLIVRKMETTIAENQKIEKIESTVRQGVAVITITLVEGLKDVSKELDDLALRLAALNGRLPQGASPINYLRDFGDTTNMMLTVASPRTNDIEVQLRARPIERLIRETRAGVPPEFQAKRGSLVYAFPVTLDPKDLRRTVQAMGEYARLHNDVAIAHDVRFFEGPGFMGLDAQTDAKEGQIRDIALSFLRDRMRTSEIHPDVWRAAIIFDPAETETRLREVAEAKYSYRELDDFTDAIQKRLLGVPIVSRVTRSGVLPERVFLDFSQEKLASYGLSADQLSQALSARNITTPAGVLDIGGKSVGIDASGELRGTDDLKTLLVATSTGGQPVYLRDVVDVTRGYESPPSYLNRLTRRTRNPSGADGQWERTRAVTLGVFMRSGAQIQDFGNQVDAALAEVGRSLPEDLVIARTSDQPRQVVENVDLFMRSLFEAVALVVVVALIGFWEWRSALMLALCIPITLTLTFGIMKLLGIDVQQISIASLIIALGLLVDNPVVACDSIKQNLGIGHPRTIATWLGPTKLAMAIIFATITNIVAYLPFLSLPGDVGNFIFTLPVVLTTSLIASLIVSYTFTPVLAYYLLKPPAKLEPTMHERRQRGFGRFYERVVGRAIDRRWWVLGGSVVLLVLAFGYAKHLKNAFFPHDLSYLSYIDVWLPEDAPIAETNEAVRKVDEVVRTTLDAFEKTHVGESGKPEKVLKTMTTFVGGGGPRFWFSVVPEQQQVNYAQVVLEVYDKHQTAEIIGPLQQALSREVPGARIDVRELENGKPVGIPVAVRISGEDMGTLRTFAEKAKSIFREAAKTERVRDDWGEESFQVKLEVDADRANLAGVTNLDVARSSAGALDGLAVGTLRERDHLIPIVLRLRAAERAALSDVENLYVQGSISNQRIPLRQVSNVTYGMVTEKIKRRNQFRTVTVSAMPERGTLPSEIMKHVHAPLAKLSAELPPGFTLEIAGEEEEQVKGFKNLVVVLGISIACIFLALVIQFKSATKPMVLFAAIPYGVAGALVSLTLMDAPFGFMAFLGIISLIGVIVSHVIVLFDFIEERHAEGDSLRDALIDAGILRVRPVLITVAATVFALFPLAVEGGPLWEPLCYAQIGGLTVATFVTLLIVPVLYSIFVLDLKIVKWEGKHE from the coding sequence ATGTCCCACGGCACCGAAGCAAAATCGGACGAACAACGCATTGCCTCGACCCGAAACATCGCGCGCTACTTCGTCGAGACGCGCGCGGTCGCCTGGGTCCTGCTCATCGGCACCATCTTCTGGGGCATCTTCAGTTACATGGCGATGCCCAAGCGCAAAGACCCCGAGGTGCAAGTGCGCGTCTCGGCCGCCATCGTCGCATGGCCCGGCGCAACGGCCGAAAAGATCGAGGATCTCATCGTCCGCAAGATGGAAACGACCATCGCGGAGAATCAAAAGATCGAAAAGATCGAATCCACCGTTCGCCAAGGCGTTGCGGTCATCACCATCACGCTCGTCGAGGGCTTGAAGGACGTCAGCAAGGAGCTCGACGATTTGGCCCTACGCCTGGCCGCGCTCAATGGTCGCCTTCCGCAGGGAGCGTCGCCCATCAATTATCTGCGCGACTTCGGCGACACGACCAACATGATGCTCACGGTCGCCAGCCCGCGAACCAACGATATCGAAGTTCAGCTCCGGGCGCGGCCGATCGAGCGGCTCATTCGCGAGACACGGGCCGGTGTGCCGCCGGAATTCCAAGCCAAGCGCGGAAGCCTCGTGTACGCCTTTCCCGTCACCCTCGACCCGAAAGACCTGCGCCGCACCGTGCAGGCCATGGGCGAATATGCGCGACTTCACAATGACGTGGCCATCGCGCACGACGTTCGCTTCTTCGAGGGTCCCGGATTCATGGGCCTCGATGCCCAGACCGACGCCAAAGAAGGCCAGATCCGCGATATCGCCCTTTCCTTTCTGCGCGATCGCATGCGCACCTCGGAAATTCACCCCGACGTGTGGCGCGCGGCCATCATTTTCGACCCCGCGGAGACCGAGACGCGCCTTCGCGAAGTGGCGGAGGCGAAATACTCGTACCGCGAGCTCGACGATTTCACCGATGCGATTCAAAAGCGGCTTCTCGGTGTTCCCATCGTCTCGCGCGTCACGCGCAGCGGCGTTCTTCCCGAGCGCGTCTTTCTCGATTTCTCGCAGGAGAAGCTCGCCAGCTATGGCCTCAGCGCCGACCAATTGAGCCAGGCTCTTTCCGCGCGCAACATCACCACGCCCGCGGGTGTGCTCGATATCGGCGGTAAGTCCGTCGGCATCGATGCCTCGGGAGAGCTTCGCGGCACCGACGATTTGAAGACGCTGCTGGTCGCCACCTCCACCGGCGGACAACCGGTGTACCTGCGCGACGTCGTCGACGTGACCCGCGGATACGAAAGTCCGCCGTCGTATTTGAACCGCCTCACGCGGCGCACCCGCAATCCGAGTGGCGCGGATGGCCAATGGGAACGCACCCGCGCGGTCACGCTCGGCGTATTCATGCGCTCCGGCGCGCAGATTCAAGACTTCGGCAATCAGGTCGACGCGGCCCTGGCCGAGGTCGGGCGCTCGCTACCCGAGGATCTCGTCATTGCGCGCACCAGCGATCAACCGCGGCAGGTCGTGGAAAATGTCGATCTGTTCATGCGCAGCCTTTTCGAGGCCGTGGCGCTGGTCGTCGTCGTGGCCTTGATTGGCTTTTGGGAGTGGCGCTCGGCGCTGATGCTCGCCTTGTGCATTCCCATCACGCTGACCTTGACCTTCGGCATCATGAAGCTGCTCGGCATCGACGTGCAGCAGATCAGCATTGCCTCGCTCATCATTGCGCTGGGCCTCTTGGTGGACAATCCCGTGGTGGCTTGCGACTCCATCAAGCAAAACTTGGGAATCGGCCACCCGCGCACCATTGCCACTTGGCTCGGGCCGACGAAATTGGCGATGGCCATCATCTTCGCGACCATCACGAACATCGTGGCCTATTTGCCATTCCTGTCGCTGCCTGGCGACGTCGGCAATTTCATTTTCACCCTGCCGGTGGTGCTCACCACATCACTGATTGCATCGCTCATTGTCTCGTACACGTTCACACCGGTGCTCGCCTATTATCTGCTGAAGCCTCCGGCGAAGCTCGAGCCGACGATGCACGAACGACGACAGCGGGGCTTCGGCCGCTTCTACGAGCGCGTCGTCGGTCGGGCGATCGATCGCCGGTGGTGGGTCCTCGGCGGGTCGGTCGTCCTGCTGGTGCTGGCCTTTGGCTATGCCAAGCACCTCAAAAATGCCTTCTTCCCGCACGACCTTTCCTATTTATCGTACATCGATGTGTGGCTGCCCGAGGACGCGCCCATCGCCGAGACCAACGAGGCGGTCCGGAAGGTCGATGAGGTGGTGCGCACCACATTGGATGCCTTCGAGAAGACGCACGTGGGCGAAAGCGGAAAGCCCGAAAAGGTCCTGAAGACAATGACCACGTTCGTGGGCGGCGGTGGCCCGCGATTCTGGTTCTCCGTGGTGCCGGAACAACAACAAGTCAATTACGCGCAGGTCGTGCTGGAGGTCTACGACAAGCACCAGACCGCCGAAATCATCGGCCCATTGCAGCAGGCACTGTCGCGCGAGGTGCCCGGCGCGCGCATCGACGTCCGCGAATTGGAAAACGGCAAACCGGTCGGCATCCCCGTGGCGGTGCGCATATCCGGCGAGGATATGGGCACATTGCGCACGTTTGCAGAAAAGGCGAAATCAATCTTTCGCGAGGCCGCGAAAACGGAGCGAGTGCGCGACGATTGGGGTGAAGAAAGCTTCCAGGTCAAGTTGGAAGTGGATGCCGACCGGGCCAATCTCGCGGGGGTGACCAATCTGGACGTGGCCCGCTCCTCGGCCGGCGCACTCGATGGATTGGCGGTGGGAACCCTACGCGAGCGCGATCACCTGATCCCCATCGTATTGCGCCTTCGTGCTGCCGAGCGCGCTGCGCTCTCCGATGTCGAAAATTTGTATGTACAGGGCAGCATTTCCAATCAGCGCATCCCACTCCGTCAGGTTTCCAATGTGACGTACGGGATGGTCACCGAGAAAATCAAGCGGCGAAACCAGTTCCGCACCGTCACGGTGTCGGCGATGCCCGAGCGCGGGACGTTGCCCTCGGAGATCATGAAGCACGTGCACGCGCCCCTGGCCAAGTTGTCCGCCGAGCTTCCGCCAGGTTTCACGTTGGAAATAGCCGGAGAAGAAGAGGAGCAGGTCAAAGGCTTCAAGAACCTGGTCGTGGTCCTGGGAATTTCGATTGCCTGCATTTTTCTGGCGCTCGTCATTCAATTCAAGAGCGCGACAAAGCCCATGGTGCTCTTTGCCGCCATCCCCTACGGAGTGGCCGGTGCACTGGTTTCGTTGACGCTCATGGATGCGCCCTTTGGATTCATGGCGTTCTTGGGCATCATCAGCCTCATTGGCGTGATTGTCAGCCACGTGATCGTGCTTTTCGACTTCATCGAGGAGCGCCACGCCGAGGGCGACTCGCTGCGCGACGCGTTGATTGACGCGGGCATTCTGCGCGTGCGACCGGTTCTGATCACCGTGGCTGCTACGGTATTTGCGCTGTTTCCATTGGCCGTAGAGGGTGGCCCCCTGTGGGAACCCCTTTGTTATGCGCAGATTGGTGGACTCACGGTTGCAACCTTCGTCACTTTGCTCATCGTTCCCGTCCTCTATTCGATTTTCGTGCTCGATTTGAAAATCGTAAAGTGGGAAGGGAAGCACGAATAA